One window of Anaerolineales bacterium genomic DNA carries:
- a CDS encoding C39 family peptidase yields the protein MYIFNPPDEAIFQPGQLVKTPTEASELPQTPGIIPSTPTPYPRLPNPTPTLTGSTLPESISLTDFTYVDQSERWNYCGPATLAMALNYWGWTGNRDDIARIVKPGVQDPRLDFIQRGKWDKNVMPYELADYVRDNTEFDAIIRYGGEIDLVKRLIAAGLPVVIEKGYYERDYTGKVGWLGHYAFTTGYDEKAGVFIYQETYPPKGESGKDRTIQYDVFREGWRGFNYLFLVVFPPEREAEVSNLLGPWNDSTWANQHALEIANAEVQTLSDNERFFALFNEGTSHVSLQQYFEAAEAYDLAFSVYARLDQNEKTRPYRIMWYQTGPYWAYYYSGRYQDVIDLANTTLNETIADPTLEESLYWRGLAQYALGDLESAIADLREAVRLNPNFEPGITKLQEWGVSK from the coding sequence CCCGGGCAACTGGTTAAAACCCCAACTGAGGCTTCAGAGCTACCGCAAACCCCTGGCATTATCCCTTCGACCCCAACGCCCTATCCCCGTTTGCCCAATCCTACTCCAACACTGACAGGAAGCACATTGCCAGAGTCAATTTCATTAACCGACTTTACCTATGTCGACCAGAGTGAACGCTGGAATTATTGCGGCCCGGCAACCCTTGCAATGGCCCTCAATTATTGGGGATGGACGGGAAACCGTGATGATATTGCCAGAATTGTGAAACCCGGTGTTCAGGATCCGCGGCTTGACTTTATTCAGCGCGGCAAATGGGATAAAAACGTTATGCCCTACGAACTGGCTGACTACGTTCGGGATAACACAGAATTCGATGCGATCATTCGTTACGGGGGAGAGATTGATTTGGTTAAGCGCCTGATTGCCGCGGGTCTTCCGGTGGTCATTGAAAAAGGGTACTACGAAAGGGATTACACAGGGAAGGTGGGCTGGTTGGGACATTATGCCTTTACAACTGGATATGATGAAAAAGCGGGTGTGTTCATCTATCAGGAGACCTATCCGCCTAAAGGGGAAAGTGGCAAGGACCGGACGATTCAATATGATGTGTTTCGCGAAGGCTGGCGCGGATTCAATTATCTGTTCTTGGTCGTCTTTCCGCCTGAGCGCGAAGCCGAGGTCTCGAATCTGTTGGGTCCCTGGAACGATTCAACCTGGGCAAATCAACATGCACTTGAGATCGCGAACGCCGAGGTTCAGACCCTGTCAGATAATGAGAGATTCTTTGCCTTGTTTAACGAAGGAACCAGCCATGTCTCTCTACAACAGTATTTTGAGGCTGCAGAAGCCTATGATCTGGCATTCTCAGTTTATGCCAGATTGGATCAGAACGAGAAAACCCGCCCCTATCGCATCATGTGGTATCAAACAGGACCTTATTGGGCCTACTACTATTCTGGTCGATATCAGGATGTGATTGATTTGGCAAATACTACTCTCAATGAGACCATCGCTGATCCAACACTTGAGGAAAGTCTCTACTGGCGGGGACTGGCGCAGTATGCGCTTGGCGATTTAGAAAGCGCCATTGCAGATCTCCGGGAAGCGGTGCGCCTCAACCCGAACTTCGAGCCAGGCATCACCAAACTTCAGGAATGGGGTGTCAGCAAATAA
- a CDS encoding L,D-transpeptidase: protein MSGLTFLPFGAYFDSFDDSSLARVTTESVSVYSQPNDDSQIVGQFFRDELIHIYKEVNSGSPAYNPIWYRVWGGYVHRSRLQKVKVLYNQPLTNIVDGTRQVAEITVPYTQAMRYTKTYGWQPNLRLYYGSVHWIEAVEEGPDGEPWYRIFDELIGFTYHVKAIHLRHIPFTDWEPLNPTAPLENKRIEVNLSTQTLTAYEHSLIAFETTISSGIPAGRPSPNVISTKTPTGEFRIMSKYPSKHMGNGSLFAGVDDYELPGVPWTCFFTEAGHAFHGTYWHDNFGTPMSHGCINMRTEEAKWLFRWVRPVHGPDRIYTPGYGTQVVITP from the coding sequence TTGAGTGGGCTGACGTTTCTACCGTTCGGGGCGTATTTTGATTCGTTTGACGACTCGAGCTTGGCCCGTGTGACAACAGAATCTGTCAGCGTATATAGCCAGCCTAATGATGATAGCCAGATTGTGGGGCAGTTTTTTCGGGATGAGTTGATTCACATATATAAAGAGGTTAATTCAGGGAGTCCGGCCTATAATCCAATCTGGTATCGTGTGTGGGGCGGATATGTCCACAGGAGTCGGCTGCAAAAGGTCAAGGTCCTTTATAACCAACCTCTGACCAACATCGTGGATGGGACCCGGCAGGTGGCTGAAATAACCGTTCCCTATACACAAGCCATGCGTTACACCAAGACCTACGGCTGGCAGCCGAATCTGCGGTTATATTACGGATCGGTTCATTGGATCGAAGCGGTGGAGGAAGGCCCGGATGGCGAACCGTGGTACCGGATATTTGATGAATTAATTGGCTTTACGTATCACGTGAAAGCGATACACTTGAGGCACATCCCATTCACAGACTGGGAACCTCTAAACCCCACAGCACCATTGGAAAATAAACGAATTGAAGTCAACCTAAGTACCCAAACCCTGACTGCGTATGAGCATAGTCTCATTGCTTTTGAAACAACCATCTCCTCCGGAATCCCCGCCGGTCGCCCAAGTCCCAACGTAATTTCGACCAAAACACCCACTGGAGAGTTCCGAATCATGTCAAAGTACCCATCGAAGCATATGGGAAACGGAAGTCTATTTGCCGGAGTGGATGATTACGAATTACCCGGCGTTCCGTGGACTTGTTTTTTTACGGAAGCTGGCCATGCGTTTCACGGAACCTATTGGCACGATAACTTTGGGACACCCATGAGTCACGGGTGCATAAACATGCGTACCGAGGAAGCCAAATGGTTATTCCGCTGGGTGCGCCCTGTTCATGGGCCTGATCGTATTTACACTCCCGGGTACGGAACACAAGTTGTAATTACTCCATAA
- a CDS encoding C39 family peptidase, with translation MSKRNILFIGAGLLLLAILILQIPAINSRIAWRYEVAKTYVRNVLNPVGEAPTAIPNTPAPTSVASPTSQITPTNEVIATPISSTPTLAPPPPQAFLSSPPYEKQTPNNCGPAALSMMLHMFGWTGDQKTISDVIKPVNGDRNVNPEEMAYWVRNYAGWLRIEYRVGGDIETLKRLIAAAYPVMIEGTTSLNPDDTGWPDDDLWAAHYLLLTGYDDATQTFTVQDAYRGPDKKIPDEQLESEWKPFNYLYLVVYLPEQEEGVKTLLGSNWDRELNRQNALAIAQAATAQDPYDAFALFNVGSNLVYFERYDEANAAYDRAREIGLPQRMFRYQFGPFIANFQTNRIDDLLALTEYALQRTEMSEEAWLWHGWALYRKGDTTGAIEDWRKALSIRPGYEDALYALNFVGAMP, from the coding sequence ATGTCAAAAAGAAACATACTATTCATTGGTGCCGGATTGCTCCTGCTCGCCATTTTGATTCTTCAAATCCCAGCGATCAACAGCCGCATCGCATGGCGATATGAAGTCGCAAAGACCTATGTAAGGAACGTGCTCAATCCCGTCGGTGAGGCGCCGACGGCGATTCCAAATACACCGGCGCCTACCAGCGTTGCAAGCCCAACCAGCCAGATTACGCCGACTAACGAAGTCATTGCAACACCCATCTCATCCACGCCGACTCTGGCGCCGCCTCCGCCACAAGCGTTTCTTAGCTCCCCTCCTTACGAAAAGCAAACCCCGAACAACTGTGGTCCCGCCGCACTTTCAATGATGCTGCACATGTTCGGTTGGACCGGTGACCAGAAGACCATTTCAGATGTCATCAAGCCCGTCAACGGCGACCGCAACGTGAATCCTGAAGAGATGGCTTATTGGGTACGCAATTACGCAGGTTGGCTCCGCATCGAATACCGCGTGGGCGGCGATATCGAAACGCTCAAACGCCTGATTGCCGCCGCGTATCCCGTGATGATTGAAGGGACTACATCCCTCAATCCCGATGACACAGGCTGGCCTGACGATGATCTCTGGGCGGCACACTATCTGCTTCTCACTGGATACGACGATGCAACCCAAACATTCACCGTGCAAGATGCATATCGCGGGCCTGATAAAAAGATTCCCGACGAACAACTGGAATCGGAATGGAAGCCGTTTAACTATCTGTATTTGGTAGTTTATCTCCCTGAACAAGAGGAGGGGGTCAAAACCCTGCTCGGCTCAAACTGGGACAGGGAACTGAATCGGCAAAACGCCTTAGCCATCGCGCAGGCCGCTACCGCTCAAGACCCATACGACGCGTTCGCGTTGTTCAACGTGGGCAGCAACCTCGTGTACTTTGAACGATACGATGAAGCCAACGCGGCCTATGACAGGGCACGCGAGATTGGCTTACCACAACGAATGTTCCGCTACCAGTTCGGTCCATTCATCGCGAATTTCCAGACGAACCGAATAGATGATTTATTGGCTCTGACAGAGTATGCCCTGCAACGCACGGAAATGTCCGAAGAGGCCTGGCTGTGGCACGGATGGGCGCTTTATCGCAAAGGCGATACCACTGGCGCAATCGAAGACTGGCGCAAAGCCCTATCCATCCGTCCGGGCTATGAGGATGCGTTGTATGCGCTCAACTTTGTAGGCGCGATGCCGTAG
- a CDS encoding DUF4097 family beta strand repeat protein: MKRSLVIALLIVALVFVLAGIGTVLFFTFDRGGRGFVFDQSLVSATAEESKTLNVEGRVTLKVQDDAGNVSIVGGEGETVEVKIVKTSNALTQARAAEDLKNIRYQIEQDGNVVTLTYDLSRINTRDVDTVDFIITVPNEVIVDVNAGMGEVNVSGTNGNVIIFNDFGDVIVENIEGTVNVETKGGRVDASSINAGDGSIDLSSGFGKVSLEKATGKDIKLYSNSGLLEMNDVRASGDIEMSTDFGDIFFNNGSSNLLTVETKGGKVSLGQLNLRGALTVQNNFGEIELEQAKATSYDLQAGSGSVTVDGAQGKLKATSDFGSIIIKNAENVTVDLDTKSGSVDFEGSLGDGPHNIHSSFGEIHITVPADSALNVDLKTGFGSIESEIPITVTLTDTTKGSQQTGTMNNGGNQLTVETENGSISIEASK; encoded by the coding sequence ATGAAGAGATCCCTCGTAATCGCTCTCCTGATAGTCGCACTTGTATTCGTACTTGCAGGTATTGGCACAGTACTCTTCTTTACTTTCGATCGCGGTGGCAGGGGCTTTGTTTTCGACCAAAGCCTAGTCTCTGCCACGGCTGAAGAAAGCAAGACCTTGAATGTGGAGGGTCGTGTCACTCTCAAGGTGCAGGATGATGCAGGGAATGTGAGCATTGTCGGTGGAGAAGGTGAAACGGTTGAGGTCAAAATTGTAAAGACGAGTAATGCCCTCACACAAGCGCGTGCAGCGGAAGATCTCAAGAACATCCGATATCAGATCGAGCAGGATGGCAATGTGGTTACACTGACTTATGATCTCAGTAGAATCAACACCAGGGATGTAGATACGGTTGACTTCATCATTACCGTCCCAAACGAAGTGATTGTCGATGTGAATGCGGGAATGGGTGAGGTGAATGTTTCAGGCACGAATGGCAATGTGATCATCTTCAACGATTTTGGCGATGTGATTGTTGAAAACATTGAAGGCACAGTTAATGTCGAAACCAAAGGAGGTCGAGTGGATGCCTCCTCGATCAACGCGGGAGATGGGAGCATCGACTTGTCCTCCGGGTTTGGAAAAGTCTCCCTTGAAAAAGCCACAGGCAAGGATATAAAACTTTATTCAAACAGCGGCTTATTGGAAATGAACGATGTACGCGCTTCCGGGGATATTGAAATGTCCACTGACTTTGGCGATATCTTCTTCAATAACGGCTCCTCGAATTTACTGACCGTTGAAACAAAAGGCGGAAAAGTCAGCCTTGGTCAACTCAATCTCCGCGGCGCACTCACAGTACAAAATAACTTTGGGGAAATCGAACTCGAACAGGCAAAAGCAACATCTTATGATCTACAGGCCGGGAGTGGCTCGGTAACAGTGGACGGCGCCCAGGGCAAACTCAAGGCAACCTCTGATTTTGGTTCCATTATCATCAAGAATGCAGAGAATGTTACGGTTGACCTGGATACCAAGAGTGGTTCGGTGGATTTCGAAGGCTCGCTCGGCGATGGACCTCATAATATTCATTCGAGCTTCGGCGAGATTCATATTACCGTCCCTGCGGATTCGGCGCTCAATGTTGACCTCAAAACGGGATTTGGCTCAATCGAATCCGAAATCCCAATAACAGTCACACTTACAGACACAACGAAGGGAAGCCAGCAGACAGGCACAATGAACAATGGCGGCAACCAACTGACAGTCGAGACGGAGAACGGAAGTATTTCCATCGAAGCCAGCAAATAG
- a CDS encoding peptidoglycan DD-metalloendopeptidase family protein yields the protein MFRLSLLLKNNRFGIISWTITLALVASMVGVALKWRESTSVIPALALEPTAAPDENPPEISLPALGVPEALASIEREIQIKTTIPADDPRHEAEEYRVARGDSVFAIADMFKLKPETVYWANYEEFDGSPANIQPGQELVIPPTDGVYYKWKEGDTIESIAEKFEVEPDKIISWHGNRLDLADPIVEPDTYVMIPDGVDDDQPLFIQVVTRESTSAGSACGGGFQSRGFFSWPSGARYLSGYDFGQDGHNGIDIFAPEGTTVWAADNGVVTMAQGGWNYGYGNVVQIDHGNGFVTIYAHLSAISVGECQSISAGAPIGASGNTGNSQGAHLHLEIRQNGSPINPWLLLQ from the coding sequence ATGTTCAGGCTATCGTTGCTCCTCAAGAACAATCGTTTCGGTATTATCAGTTGGACGATCACGTTGGCTCTCGTCGCAAGCATGGTGGGTGTCGCGCTGAAATGGAGGGAGTCCACCAGCGTCATCCCTGCCTTGGCGTTGGAACCGACTGCCGCACCGGATGAGAATCCACCCGAGATCAGCCTGCCAGCCTTGGGCGTCCCTGAGGCGCTCGCCTCCATCGAGCGGGAAATCCAGATCAAGACCACTATCCCTGCCGACGATCCACGCCATGAAGCCGAAGAATACCGAGTGGCGCGTGGGGATTCGGTCTTTGCCATTGCTGACATGTTTAAATTAAAGCCGGAAACCGTATACTGGGCAAACTATGAGGAGTTTGATGGCAGCCCCGCGAACATCCAACCGGGCCAGGAACTTGTGATCCCGCCTACAGACGGCGTATATTACAAGTGGAAGGAAGGCGACACCATTGAATCTATAGCCGAGAAATTCGAGGTTGAGCCAGATAAAATCATCAGCTGGCATGGAAATCGTCTCGATTTAGCGGACCCAATTGTCGAACCCGATACGTATGTTATGATCCCGGACGGGGTGGACGATGATCAACCCTTGTTCATCCAGGTCGTCACTCGCGAAAGCACCAGCGCAGGGAGCGCATGCGGTGGCGGTTTCCAGAGCCGGGGGTTTTTCAGCTGGCCCTCAGGGGCACGTTACCTTTCCGGCTATGACTTCGGCCAAGATGGTCATAACGGCATCGATATCTTTGCCCCGGAGGGCACAACGGTTTGGGCGGCAGATAATGGTGTGGTGACGATGGCACAGGGAGGCTGGAACTATGGGTATGGCAATGTCGTTCAGATCGATCACGGCAACGGGTTTGTAACGATCTACGCACACCTGAGTGCAATCTCTGTCGGGGAATGCCAGAGCATTTCAGCCGGCGCACCTATTGGAGCGTCTGGGAACACAGGCAATTCCCAAGGCGCACACTTGCACCTTGAGATCCGCCAGAACGGGTCTCCGATCAATCCCTGGTTGCTCTTACAATAA
- a CDS encoding glycerol-3-phosphate acyltransferase: MQILIGIAAVVIGYILGSIPFGLLIVKIKTGNDVREVGSGRTGGTNVVRAAGFWAGLLTAILDILKGAASVWFAQSLSPDSHLISILAPIGAILGHNYSIFLIRRDENRKLRFHGGAGGAPALGGAMGLWLPIFPIVFTAGALVWFTVGIASLTTITIGLIVIIVFTILAWVGLHQSIDIWYGVLAELLLIWALRPNIKKLLAGNERVVKFSLNGWLRAKKEARAASKE, translated from the coding sequence ATGCAGATTCTGATTGGCATTGCGGCCGTGGTAATAGGATATATCTTGGGATCCATCCCCTTTGGCCTGTTGATCGTCAAAATCAAAACGGGTAATGATGTTCGAGAAGTGGGAAGTGGACGCACCGGGGGGACGAATGTCGTGCGCGCTGCAGGGTTTTGGGCCGGTCTGCTGACCGCGATTCTGGATATCCTAAAAGGAGCGGCTTCCGTTTGGTTCGCCCAGTCCCTCAGCCCGGACAGTCATCTCATATCTATCCTGGCCCCAATCGGAGCAATTCTCGGCCATAACTATTCCATCTTTTTGATCAGGCGTGATGAAAACAGAAAATTGCGGTTCCACGGTGGCGCGGGCGGTGCACCGGCGCTCGGCGGCGCGATGGGCTTATGGCTTCCGATATTTCCCATTGTATTCACAGCAGGTGCGCTGGTCTGGTTTACAGTGGGTATTGCATCACTCACAACCATAACCATTGGATTGATTGTGATCATTGTATTTACAATTCTCGCCTGGGTTGGTCTGCATCAGTCCATTGATATTTGGTACGGTGTGCTGGCAGAGTTGCTCCTGATCTGGGCACTGCGACCGAATATAAAGAAGTTGCTGGCCGGCAATGAACGTGTCGTTAAATTCAGTTTGAACGGCTGGCTAAGGGCGAAGAAAGAGGCACGAGCTGCATCGAAAGAATAG
- a CDS encoding cupredoxin domain-containing protein, translated as MLKKSIFLLILVFLSACQSGGPSTKLTVELSDFAITPNQLSVPAGAEIQIKVVNNGTVEHNFYIMQYGVDVGDMFDEEDIANAYWEVDAQPDESVELSFTAPDQPGTYQIVCGMPGHLQAGMVGTLEVVK; from the coding sequence ATGTTGAAGAAAAGTATTTTCCTTTTAATATTGGTTTTCCTGTCAGCCTGTCAGTCCGGCGGACCGTCCACCAAACTCACAGTGGAGTTGAGCGATTTTGCAATTACCCCCAATCAACTGTCCGTGCCAGCCGGTGCAGAAATCCAGATCAAGGTTGTCAACAACGGCACCGTGGAGCATAACTTTTATATCATGCAATATGGCGTGGATGTCGGTGATATGTTTGATGAAGAGGATATTGCCAATGCGTACTGGGAGGTGGATGCCCAACCAGACGAGAGCGTGGAACTAAGTTTCACAGCGCCCGACCAACCGGGTACCTACCAGATTGTCTGTGGGATGCCAGGGCATTTGCAGGCAGGCATGGTTGGAACCTTGGAAGTGGTCAAGTAG
- a CDS encoding metal-dependent transcriptional regulator, with translation MESSLTISIQDYLKHIYELTEGGENASTNALSERLNVKPASVTNMVQKLAAAQPALVEYQKHQGVTLTKEGRKAALEVIRHHRLLEAWLVQTLGYSWDEVHEEAERLEHVISEDFERRMAAAMGHPLRDPHGELIPTADLVMPLEDSTPLSALRPKQKAKIQCVKNADAELLRHLEGLGLLPGAQIVIVDYSSFDHNLTVKSGTKVSVLGLNITGKIFVDYLG, from the coding sequence ATGGAATCGTCCCTGACCATATCCATTCAGGATTACCTGAAACATATTTACGAGTTGACGGAAGGCGGTGAGAATGCCAGCACGAATGCCCTTTCCGAACGGCTCAACGTCAAGCCGGCATCCGTGACGAACATGGTTCAAAAACTTGCCGCCGCGCAGCCCGCCCTGGTCGAATACCAAAAGCATCAGGGCGTCACGCTGACCAAAGAGGGCAGGAAAGCCGCCTTGGAGGTTATCCGGCATCATCGTCTCCTGGAAGCCTGGCTGGTGCAGACGTTGGGCTATTCGTGGGATGAAGTCCATGAGGAGGCAGAACGCCTTGAGCACGTCATTTCGGAGGATTTTGAACGGCGGATGGCAGCGGCAATGGGACATCCCCTGCGCGACCCGCACGGGGAGTTGATCCCCACCGCCGATCTGGTCATGCCATTGGAGGATTCGACCCCTCTCTCCGCCCTGCGCCCGAAACAAAAGGCGAAGATCCAATGTGTAAAGAATGCAGATGCGGAATTGCTCCGCCATCTTGAAGGTCTTGGACTCCTTCCCGGCGCACAGATCGTGATCGTTGACTATTCATCGTTCGATCACAATCTGACCGTGAAGTCCGGGACAAAGGTCAGCGTTCTTGGACTAAATATTACCGGCAAGATATTTGTTGACTATCTTGGTTAA
- a CDS encoding metal transporter yields MTQSPSNRFTFRTFILLLIPIILLVGVIVLFLSTGGGLNLDSAAPVENLDIERYVLKQGSIELQVRNTSPEEITIAQVIVNDAVMPFEVYPDAVVPRLERATITIAYPWSYGEAYGLIIFTGNAIPFTVDIPVAFETPQPDTATFWGFTLIGLYVGVIPVFLGIFWFPALRQMGRRTMTFLMAATAGLLVFLGLDTVAEALEFAGKIPSSFQGIGLIGIGGVATFLLLEAISKRQSEITGNEADKRLAIAFVIAVGIGIHNLGEGLAIGAAYNVGEIALGTFLVVGFIIQNITEGLGIIAPVLRDRPGVGRLAIMGLVGGAPAILGAWIGGYTPSPFLTVLFLAIGAGAIFQVIYEIAKLIQKDTQREAMPMIVFSGVLTGMMMLWVTGLLIK; encoded by the coding sequence TCTCGACTCTGCCGCGCCGGTTGAGAATCTGGATATCGAGCGGTATGTTCTCAAACAAGGCAGCATCGAATTGCAGGTGCGCAACACGAGTCCGGAGGAAATTACCATCGCCCAGGTCATTGTGAATGATGCGGTCATGCCATTCGAGGTGTATCCAGATGCAGTCGTCCCTCGATTGGAGCGTGCCACCATTACCATCGCTTATCCGTGGTCGTATGGTGAGGCATATGGCTTGATCATCTTTACCGGAAATGCCATTCCCTTCACAGTGGACATCCCGGTTGCGTTCGAAACGCCTCAACCGGACACCGCCACCTTCTGGGGATTCACACTCATCGGTTTGTATGTCGGCGTAATCCCGGTCTTTCTGGGAATCTTCTGGTTTCCGGCGTTGCGACAAATGGGACGCCGGACCATGACCTTCCTGATGGCGGCAACGGCGGGTCTGCTGGTCTTTCTTGGGCTGGACACGGTCGCAGAAGCGCTGGAGTTTGCCGGGAAGATCCCTTCCTCCTTTCAGGGGATCGGCTTGATCGGAATCGGTGGAGTGGCAACCTTCCTGTTGTTGGAGGCGATCTCGAAACGCCAGTCTGAAATCACCGGCAACGAAGCGGATAAGCGGCTGGCTATCGCCTTTGTGATCGCGGTCGGCATCGGCATTCACAACCTTGGAGAAGGGCTGGCAATAGGCGCTGCTTATAACGTCGGCGAAATTGCTCTGGGCACTTTCCTGGTGGTGGGTTTCATCATCCAGAACATTACTGAAGGATTGGGCATCATTGCGCCAGTCCTGCGTGATAGACCCGGGGTCGGCAGACTGGCGATCATGGGGTTGGTCGGTGGAGCGCCTGCCATTCTGGGAGCCTGGATCGGAGGATACACCCCCTCGCCCTTCCTGACGGTGCTGTTCCTGGCCATCGGCGCAGGCGCGATTTTCCAGGTGATCTACGAAATCGCCAAACTGATTCAAAAGGATACACAGCGTGAAGCCATGCCCATGATTGTCTTTAGCGGAGTCCTGACCGGTATGATGATGTTGTGGGTCACCGGGTTGTTGATCAAATAG